One Halobacterium sp. DL1 DNA window includes the following coding sequences:
- a CDS encoding tRNA(Met) cytidine acetyltransferase — MNVDAARALLREARSADERRLLVLAGDREAGLDAASTLLEELPIPLGGTTLVSTRDALACEQVAPRNADRLLGTTRSAVVFDAHPDCRPNALGRVVGAVDGGGLLVLLAPALDDWPERRDAFDEGLAVPPFGVDDVAGNFRRRLVATLRAHPGIAIYDVDENRLERDGLTDPAPQLAEPRPDPPDAAAFPREAYEACLTGDQMSALTTFEELAEVPAAVVAEADRGRGKSSVAGLAAACLARDGMDVLVTAPGRRSTDELFARARELLGELDALRGDGDTIETDSGGRIRFEKPPVAAELPGDPDAVFADEAAAIPVRLLEALLDCERLAFTTTVHGYEGAGRGFDVRFRDRLDDSAHEVTEVALVDPIRYAAGDPVETWAFRALLLDARPAVDPLVTDASVDDAAYEAFSPEALLADDHLLRETFGLLVYAHYRTEPNDLARLLDAPNLAVRALVHDGHVVSVALLAREGGLDTGLRTAMYEGERVKGNMIPDVLTSQLRDEDAAVPVGWRVMRIATHHAVRERGLGSRLLSAVRGEFEGEADWLGVGYGATPELLSFWADNGYSTVHLSTTRNDTSGEYSAVMLAPLTDAGRALHDRHAAWFARRSASVLSDPLRDLDTDVARAALRACDADPGLDLSADEWRVVAGAAHGPGMYSVDPGPFRRLARYHLVAGDAALLSASEERLLVRKLLQARPWSDVVAELGFHSTGQAMRALGDALRPLVVAYGDDAARAELARFTDED, encoded by the coding sequence ATGAACGTCGACGCTGCGCGGGCACTGCTCCGGGAGGCCCGGTCGGCCGACGAGCGACGCCTGCTCGTCCTCGCCGGCGACCGCGAGGCGGGCCTGGACGCCGCCAGCACGCTCCTCGAGGAACTCCCGATTCCGCTCGGGGGCACGACCCTGGTGTCGACGCGGGACGCCCTCGCCTGCGAGCAGGTGGCCCCGCGGAACGCCGACCGCCTGCTGGGCACCACACGGAGCGCCGTCGTCTTCGACGCCCACCCGGACTGCCGCCCGAACGCGCTCGGCCGCGTCGTCGGCGCAGTGGACGGCGGCGGCCTCCTCGTACTCCTCGCCCCCGCACTCGACGACTGGCCGGAGCGCCGCGACGCCTTCGACGAGGGGCTGGCGGTGCCGCCGTTCGGCGTCGACGACGTCGCGGGGAACTTCCGACGACGCCTCGTCGCCACACTGCGCGCACATCCCGGTATCGCCATCTACGACGTGGACGAGAACCGGCTCGAACGCGACGGACTGACCGACCCCGCCCCCCAGCTCGCCGAACCACGTCCGGACCCGCCCGACGCCGCAGCCTTCCCCCGTGAAGCGTACGAGGCCTGCCTCACGGGCGACCAGATGAGCGCTCTGACGACTTTCGAAGAACTCGCCGAGGTCCCGGCAGCCGTCGTCGCGGAGGCCGACCGCGGCCGCGGCAAATCCAGCGTCGCGGGCCTCGCAGCCGCCTGCCTCGCCCGCGACGGGATGGACGTGCTCGTCACCGCCCCGGGTCGCCGGAGCACGGACGAACTGTTCGCCCGTGCCCGGGAACTGCTCGGCGAACTCGACGCCCTCCGGGGTGATGGCGACACCATCGAAACCGATTCGGGCGGACGAATCAGGTTCGAGAAACCCCCAGTAGCGGCCGAACTTCCGGGCGACCCGGACGCGGTGTTCGCCGACGAAGCGGCAGCCATTCCGGTCCGACTGCTCGAAGCGCTGCTCGACTGCGAGCGACTCGCGTTCACGACCACGGTCCACGGCTACGAGGGTGCGGGCCGCGGCTTCGACGTCCGGTTCCGGGACCGACTCGACGACAGCGCCCACGAGGTGACGGAGGTGGCGCTCGTCGACCCCATCCGGTACGCTGCGGGCGACCCGGTAGAGACGTGGGCGTTCCGCGCGCTCCTGCTCGACGCGCGGCCCGCCGTCGACCCGCTCGTCACCGACGCCTCAGTCGACGACGCGGCGTACGAAGCGTTCTCTCCAGAGGCACTGCTCGCGGACGACCACCTGCTCCGGGAGACGTTCGGCCTGCTCGTCTACGCCCACTACAGGACCGAGCCGAACGACCTCGCGCGCCTGCTGGACGCCCCGAACCTCGCCGTCCGCGCGCTCGTCCACGACGGCCACGTCGTGAGCGTCGCGCTGCTCGCCCGCGAAGGCGGCCTCGACACCGGCCTGCGGACGGCGATGTACGAGGGCGAACGCGTCAAGGGGAACATGATTCCGGATGTGCTCACCAGCCAGTTGCGCGACGAGGACGCCGCCGTCCCCGTCGGCTGGCGCGTGATGCGCATCGCCACCCACCACGCGGTCCGCGAGCGCGGCCTCGGTTCGCGGCTCCTCTCGGCGGTCCGCGGGGAGTTCGAGGGTGAAGCAGACTGGCTCGGCGTGGGCTACGGCGCCACCCCGGAACTGCTGTCGTTCTGGGCCGACAACGGCTACTCGACGGTCCACCTCTCGACGACGCGCAACGACACCAGCGGCGAGTACTCCGCGGTGATGCTCGCACCGCTCACCGACGCCGGCCGCGCGCTCCACGACCGCCACGCGGCCTGGTTCGCCCGGCGGAGCGCGAGCGTGCTCTCCGACCCACTGCGGGACCTCGACACGGACGTCGCGCGAGCGGCGCTGCGTGCGTGCGACGCCGACCCCGGCCTCGACCTCTCGGCCGACGAGTGGCGGGTCGTCGCGGGCGCCGCGCACGGTCCCGGGATGTACAGCGTCGACCCCGGACCGTTCCGGCGCCTCGCCCGCTACCACCTCGTCGCCGGCGACGCCGCCCTGCTCTCCGCAAGCGAGGAGCGCCTGCTCGTACGAAAACTCCTGCAGGCCCGCCCGTGGAGCGACGTCGTCGCGGAACTCGGCTTCCACTCGACGGGGCAGGCGATGCGCGCCCTCGGCGACGCGCTCCGGCCGCTCGTCGTCGCGTACGGCGACGACGCGGCGCGCGCCGAACTGGCCCGATTCACCGACGAGGATTAG
- the rpl7ae gene encoding 50S ribosomal protein L7 (multifunctional protein; binds C/D boxes of sRNAs and guides RNA post-transcriptional modification; also binds KT-15 motif in 23S rRNA), producing the protein MPVYVDYDVPADLQERALEALEVARDTGTVKKGTNETTKAVERGNASLVYVAEDVSPEEIVMHLPELADEKGIGVTFVETQDELGNAAGLEVGSAAAAIVDAGDAEDDVEDIAQKIEDLQ; encoded by the coding sequence ATGCCAGTGTACGTTGACTACGACGTTCCAGCCGACCTCCAGGAGCGAGCCCTCGAAGCGCTCGAAGTGGCTCGTGACACAGGAACAGTAAAGAAGGGAACCAACGAGACGACCAAGGCCGTCGAGCGCGGCAACGCCTCGCTCGTCTACGTCGCCGAGGACGTCTCTCCCGAAGAGATCGTGATGCACCTGCCCGAACTCGCCGACGAGAAGGGCATCGGCGTGACGTTCGTCGAGACGCAGGACGAACTCGGCAACGCCGCCGGCCTCGAAGTCGGCAGCGCCGCCGCGGCCATCGTGGACGCCGGCGACGCCGAGGACGACGTCGAGGACATCGCGCAGAAGATCGAGGACCTCCAGTAA
- the rps28e gene encoding 30S ribosomal protein S28 (the function of S28E in the ribosome is unknown but the structure shows a variants OB-fold that is found in nucleic acid-binding proteins) — MSAEESEEGATPAEVIEVVGKTGMHGEAMQVKCRIQEGSNQGRIITRNVLGPVRVGDVLQLKETAREADSIGGQ, encoded by the coding sequence ATGAGTGCAGAGGAATCTGAAGAGGGCGCCACGCCCGCCGAAGTCATCGAAGTCGTCGGCAAGACCGGGATGCACGGCGAGGCGATGCAGGTGAAGTGCCGCATACAGGAGGGCTCGAACCAGGGCCGCATCATCACGCGGAACGTCCTGGGCCCCGTCCGAGTGGGGGACGTCCTCCAGCTCAAGGAAACCGCCCGCGAGGCGGACTCCATCGGTGGTCAGTAA
- a CDS encoding 50S ribosomal protein L24 — protein sequence MVQTRTCDYCGADIEPGTGTMFVHNDGSTVHFCSSKCEKNADLGREPRDVEWTEEEQEVED from the coding sequence ATGGTTCAGACTCGAACGTGTGACTACTGTGGCGCCGACATCGAGCCCGGTACGGGCACGATGTTCGTCCACAACGACGGGAGCACAGTGCACTTCTGTTCGTCGAAGTGCGAGAAGAACGCCGACCTCGGCCGCGAGCCACGCGACGTGGAGTGGACCGAGGAAGAACAGGAAGTCGAGGACTGA
- a CDS encoding nucleoside diphosphate kinase (catalyzes the formation of nucleoside triphosphate from ATP and nucleoside diphosphate), translated as MSHHDERTFVMVKPDGVQRGLIGDVVSRLEDKGLKMVGGKFMQIDEELAHEHYAEHEDKPFFDGLVEFITSGPVFAMVWEGADATRQVRQMMGATDAQEAAPGTIRGDYGNDLGHNLIHGSDHEDEGANEREIGLFFDEDELVDWELSTASWVYEDADDH; from the coding sequence ATGAGCCACCACGACGAACGCACCTTCGTGATGGTCAAGCCCGACGGCGTCCAGCGCGGTCTCATCGGCGACGTCGTCTCCCGGCTCGAGGACAAGGGCCTGAAGATGGTGGGCGGCAAGTTCATGCAGATCGACGAGGAGCTCGCCCACGAGCACTACGCCGAGCACGAGGACAAGCCGTTCTTCGACGGGCTCGTCGAGTTCATCACCTCCGGACCCGTCTTCGCGATGGTCTGGGAGGGCGCGGACGCCACGCGGCAGGTCCGCCAGATGATGGGCGCGACGGACGCCCAGGAGGCCGCTCCGGGCACCATCCGCGGCGACTACGGCAACGACCTCGGCCACAACCTCATCCACGGGAGCGACCACGAGGACGAGGGCGCCAACGAGCGCGAGATCGGGCTCTTCTTCGACGAGGACGAACTCGTCGACTGGGAGCTCAGTACCGCCTCGTGGGTGTACGAGGACGCCGACGACCACTAG
- a CDS encoding methionine synthase: MSNRDQFRPEGHANDHFLLTTVVGSYPKPKWLDRAKDLWEDPDADFGDDEWAEATDDAARLITEEHERAGLDVVVDGEMRRNEMVEFFAHRIDGYEFNGPVKVWGHNYFDKPSVVSDVEYDESWLVDEYEFTASVAERPVKVPITGPYTLANWSFNEAYDDDEALAYDLADLVNEEIEKLVEAGARYIQIDEPALATTPDDHAIVGGCLERIADGIPEDVRIGLHVCYGDYSRIYPEILEFPVDEFDLELANGDYEQLDVFKDPDFTKDLALGVVDAHVAEVESVEQIEANIRKGLEVVPPERLTVSPDCGVKLLPREVAYEKMANLVTAARNVEADLDEGNIDVSAAAPADD; the protein is encoded by the coding sequence ATGAGCAACCGCGACCAGTTCCGCCCCGAGGGCCACGCGAACGACCACTTCCTGCTGACCACCGTCGTCGGCTCCTACCCGAAGCCGAAGTGGCTCGACCGCGCGAAGGACCTCTGGGAGGACCCGGACGCCGACTTCGGCGACGACGAGTGGGCCGAAGCCACCGACGACGCCGCTCGCCTCATCACCGAGGAGCACGAGCGCGCGGGCCTCGACGTCGTCGTGGACGGCGAGATGCGGCGCAACGAGATGGTGGAGTTCTTCGCCCACCGCATCGACGGCTACGAGTTCAACGGCCCCGTGAAGGTGTGGGGCCACAACTACTTCGACAAGCCCAGCGTCGTCAGCGACGTCGAGTACGACGAGTCGTGGCTCGTCGACGAGTACGAGTTCACCGCGAGCGTCGCCGAGCGCCCGGTGAAGGTCCCCATCACGGGGCCGTACACGCTCGCCAACTGGAGTTTCAACGAGGCCTACGACGACGACGAGGCCCTCGCCTACGACCTCGCGGACCTCGTCAACGAGGAGATCGAGAAACTCGTCGAGGCGGGCGCCCGCTACATCCAGATCGACGAACCCGCCCTCGCGACCACGCCGGACGACCACGCCATCGTCGGCGGCTGCCTCGAACGCATCGCCGACGGGATTCCCGAGGACGTCCGCATCGGTCTCCACGTCTGCTACGGCGACTACTCCCGCATCTACCCGGAGATTCTGGAGTTCCCGGTCGACGAGTTCGACCTCGAACTCGCCAACGGCGACTACGAGCAGCTAGACGTCTTCAAGGACCCCGACTTCACCAAGGATCTCGCGCTCGGCGTCGTCGACGCCCACGTCGCCGAGGTCGAATCCGTCGAACAGATCGAGGCGAACATCCGGAAGGGCCTGGAGGTCGTGCCGCCCGAGCGGCTCACCGTCAGCCCTGACTGCGGCGTGAAACTCCTCCCCCGTGAGGTCGCCTACGAGAAGATGGCGAACCTCGTCACCGCCGCCCGCAACGTCGAGGCCGACCTCGACGAGGGGAACATCGACGTCTCGGCGGCCGCGCCCGCCGACGACTGA
- a CDS encoding 5-methyltetrahydropteroyltriglutamate/homocysteine S-methyltransferase, which translates to MTRIATTLGLYPLPDDAKERLSDLKGHQKHDLVSGDEDPAIESTYDDVREELVGAQQDAGLDRVVEGQARWDDMLAHPLTVHENVEAGGIVRYYDNNNFYRDPVVQGDLDFSGDIAADLDAAADLTDDLQAVVPGPYSLADLATDEHYGDDEEFLAAVAEFLAGEVEAFPDAVETVFVLEPSLVTNPPGEGADERASEAIDEVARAADADVVAHSYWGALEEKVHAHLLDADVDAIGYDLVSNHDDNVYNVAEYGTKDSVALGVVDGQNTLVESPETIRERIDWFQDAVPGDFDDVYVTSNTELFYLPVNRFEEKLAALGQAVAPEVEA; encoded by the coding sequence ATGACCCGAATCGCCACGACTCTCGGCCTCTACCCCCTCCCCGACGACGCCAAGGAGCGGCTGTCGGACCTGAAGGGCCACCAGAAACACGACCTCGTCAGCGGCGACGAGGACCCCGCCATCGAATCCACGTACGACGACGTCCGCGAGGAACTCGTGGGCGCCCAGCAGGACGCCGGCCTCGACCGCGTCGTCGAAGGCCAGGCCCGCTGGGACGACATGCTCGCCCACCCGCTCACCGTCCACGAGAACGTGGAGGCCGGCGGCATCGTCCGCTACTACGACAACAACAACTTCTACCGCGACCCCGTCGTGCAGGGCGACCTGGACTTCTCCGGGGACATCGCCGCAGACCTCGACGCAGCGGCCGACCTCACCGACGACCTGCAGGCCGTCGTCCCCGGCCCGTACTCGCTGGCGGACCTCGCGACCGACGAGCACTACGGCGACGACGAGGAGTTCCTCGCCGCCGTCGCGGAGTTCCTCGCCGGCGAGGTCGAGGCGTTCCCGGATGCCGTCGAGACGGTGTTCGTCCTCGAACCCTCGCTCGTGACGAATCCGCCCGGTGAGGGCGCCGACGAGCGCGCCAGCGAAGCCATCGACGAGGTAGCCAGGGCCGCCGACGCGGATGTCGTCGCCCACTCCTACTGGGGCGCCCTCGAGGAGAAGGTCCACGCCCACCTGCTCGACGCGGACGTCGACGCAATTGGCTACGACCTCGTCTCGAACCACGACGACAACGTCTACAACGTGGCCGAGTACGGCACCAAGGACTCCGTCGCCCTCGGCGTCGTCGACGGCCAGAACACGCTCGTCGAGTCACCGGAGACCATCCGGGAACGCATCGACTGGTTCCAGGACGCCGTCCCCGGCGACTTCGACGACGTCTACGTCACGTCGAACACCGAACTGTTCTACCTGCCCGTCAACCGCTTCGAGGAGAAACTCGCCGCGCTCGGGCAGGCCGTCGCCCCGGAGGTGGAAGCATGA
- a CDS encoding methyltransferase has translation MTDLADRRGAETEVYQPAEDSLLLAEAAVDDVDARARVLEVGTGSGYVAATVADETGASVVGSDLNPFACRQAFDRGVPVVRADLLSAFRDDAFDAVLFNPPYLPRDDAAERDDWMEVALSGGESGREVVEPFLDAVGRVLAPGGVVLLLVSTLTGVEEVVEYAGDAGFSAAAIREESYPFETLTVLKLKK, from the coding sequence ATGACTGACCTGGCGGACCGCCGCGGCGCCGAGACGGAGGTCTACCAGCCCGCCGAGGACTCGCTGCTGCTCGCGGAAGCTGCCGTCGACGACGTCGACGCGCGGGCCCGCGTGCTCGAGGTCGGTACCGGGTCGGGCTACGTCGCCGCCACCGTCGCCGACGAGACGGGCGCCAGCGTTGTCGGGTCGGACCTCAACCCGTTCGCCTGCCGGCAGGCGTTCGACCGCGGCGTCCCCGTCGTTCGTGCCGACCTGCTCTCGGCGTTCCGCGACGACGCATTCGACGCCGTGCTGTTCAACCCGCCCTACCTCCCCCGGGACGATGCCGCCGAGCGCGACGACTGGATGGAGGTCGCGCTGTCGGGCGGCGAGAGCGGTCGCGAGGTCGTCGAACCGTTCCTCGACGCGGTCGGCCGCGTGCTCGCCCCCGGCGGCGTGGTTCTGCTGCTCGTGAGCACGCTGACGGGCGTCGAGGAGGTCGTCGAGTACGCCGGTGACGCCGGGTTCTCGGCGGCCGCCATCCGCGAGGAGTCCTACCCGTTCGAGACGTTGACCGTCCTCAAGCTGAAGAAATAA
- a CDS encoding small mechanosensitive ion channel protein MscS: MNWLTAMDALLTDLSSIERLVASTVAVAVPFLVIALAHREVDRRPSRVTRVVAVFASLAALAAAAGVVVVVWGLEAAATEQLSILEGHAQTLVRVMVTVGFFVAVYVGTGVVHRTVERFMKRTDGITDHQAEITYRILQISVYVLALVVILGFWGIQLGGLLIGAGFAGIVLGMAARQTLGAVIAGLVLMFSRPFEIGDWVKIGDNDGIVTDITIVNTRLQTFDGEYVMLPNDYVGSNEVVNRSRKGRLRIHVEVGVDYSNDIEFAREVAKESMSDLDDILTVPRPQVVVREFESSSVLLDLRFWIDKPSARRRWRAQTAVITSVKSAFDEEGVKIPFPQREVSGRAETGGFRVREQPPEETRTDANPQSKVDAPEPEDD; encoded by the coding sequence GTGAACTGGCTGACGGCGATGGACGCGTTGCTCACCGACCTCTCCTCCATCGAACGGCTGGTGGCGTCGACGGTGGCGGTCGCCGTCCCCTTCCTCGTCATCGCGCTGGCCCACCGCGAGGTCGACCGGCGGCCGTCGCGGGTGACCCGCGTCGTCGCCGTCTTCGCGTCGCTCGCCGCACTCGCGGCCGCCGCTGGCGTGGTGGTGGTCGTCTGGGGACTCGAAGCCGCCGCCACCGAGCAGTTGAGCATCCTCGAAGGACACGCCCAGACGCTCGTCCGGGTGATGGTCACGGTTGGCTTCTTCGTGGCCGTCTACGTCGGTACCGGCGTCGTCCACCGCACGGTCGAGCGGTTCATGAAGCGGACCGACGGCATCACCGACCACCAGGCAGAGATCACGTACCGAATCCTCCAGATCTCCGTCTACGTACTCGCGCTGGTGGTGATACTCGGGTTCTGGGGCATCCAGCTCGGCGGCCTGCTCATCGGGGCCGGGTTCGCGGGTATCGTGCTCGGCATGGCCGCCCGGCAGACGCTGGGCGCGGTCATCGCGGGGCTCGTGTTGATGTTCTCCCGACCGTTCGAGATCGGTGACTGGGTGAAGATCGGGGACAACGACGGCATCGTCACCGACATCACCATCGTCAACACGCGACTCCAGACGTTCGACGGCGAGTACGTGATGCTCCCCAACGACTACGTCGGGTCAAACGAAGTGGTCAACCGCTCGCGGAAGGGCCGCCTCCGCATCCACGTCGAGGTCGGCGTCGACTACAGCAACGACATCGAGTTCGCGAGGGAGGTCGCCAAGGAGTCGATGAGCGACCTCGACGACATCCTCACCGTACCGCGCCCGCAGGTCGTCGTCAGGGAGTTCGAGTCCTCCTCGGTGCTGCTCGACCTCCGGTTCTGGATCGACAAGCCGAGCGCCCGCCGCCGCTGGCGCGCCCAGACCGCGGTCATCACGTCGGTGAAGTCGGCCTTCGACGAGGAGGGCGTGAAGATCCCGTTCCCGCAGCGGGAGGTTTCGGGGCGCGCAGAGACCGGCGGCTTCCGCGTGCGAGAGCAACCCCCGGAAGAGACGCGGACGGACGCGAACCCGCAGTCGAAAGTGGACGCGCCGGAACCCGAGGATGACTGA
- the ksgA gene encoding 16S rRNA methyltransferase (in Escherichia coli this enzyme catalyzes the transfer of a total of four methyl groups from S-adenosyl-l-methionine (S-AdoMet) to two adjacent adenosine bases A1518 and A1519 in 16S rRNA; mutations in ksgA causes resistance to the translation initiation inhibitor kasugamycin; members of this protein family have secondary functions): MTDPRDPDALIRRAGRPNPEFDQHFLVDDRVLDRIPTYAEGFDRSHVLEIGAGTGALTDRLLAVADHVTAVERDADYAAFLREEFADELAADRLTVLEGDVLKVDLPEFSCSVSNLPYGVSSETTFRLLPLGQPLVLMYQREFADRMAAESGTSDYGRLSVTTQHYADVEVVETVPPEAFDPQPRVQSAVVRLTPRDPDYVVEDESFFFDFVKALFTQRRKTVRNAIRNTGHISGLSDPDAVVAAVDEDVLGQRPGNLSPSAFAALANVALGVKRGGSS, from the coding sequence ATGACTGACCCCCGGGACCCGGATGCCCTGATCCGCAGAGCCGGTCGTCCCAACCCCGAGTTCGACCAGCATTTCCTGGTCGACGACCGCGTCCTCGACCGGATTCCGACGTACGCGGAGGGGTTCGACCGCTCGCACGTCCTGGAAATCGGTGCGGGCACCGGCGCCCTCACCGACCGCCTGCTCGCCGTCGCCGACCACGTGACCGCCGTCGAGCGCGACGCGGACTACGCTGCGTTCCTCCGCGAGGAGTTCGCCGACGAGCTAGCCGCCGACCGGCTCACCGTTCTCGAGGGGGACGTCCTCAAGGTCGACCTCCCCGAGTTCAGCTGTTCTGTCTCGAACCTGCCCTACGGCGTCTCGAGCGAGACGACGTTCCGACTGCTCCCGCTCGGGCAGCCCCTGGTGTTGATGTACCAGCGGGAGTTCGCGGACCGGATGGCCGCCGAGTCGGGAACGAGCGACTACGGCCGCCTCTCTGTGACGACCCAGCACTACGCGGACGTCGAGGTGGTCGAGACGGTCCCACCGGAGGCGTTCGACCCCCAGCCCCGCGTGCAGAGCGCGGTGGTGCGGCTGACGCCCCGTGACCCCGACTACGTGGTCGAGGACGAGTCGTTCTTCTTCGACTTCGTGAAGGCGCTGTTCACGCAGCGCCGCAAGACGGTGCGCAACGCCATCCGCAACACCGGCCACATCTCCGGGCTTTCGGACCCGGACGCGGTCGTCGCGGCCGTCGACGAGGACGTGCTCGGGCAGCGACCCGGCAACCTCTCGCCGTCGGCGTTCGCCGCGCTGGCGAACGTCGCTCTCGGCGTCAAACGAGGTGGGTCGTCGTGA
- a CDS encoding adenosine deaminase, giving the protein MSDTPSTDDEELAVVLDYLAHGRSDGGRDYSDGSLAYAVSVDRFTLYELNLSEDADISILDRVKIRPDFEEGIKRGREVDYGDLSDGARSELDYVVEDIVDEDEQRFVDFYNEAQPISLRLHQLNLLPGIGDKLRDNILDERKRSGPFESFADLEERVDGLHSPREIIIERILDEMQEDDLKYHNFARS; this is encoded by the coding sequence ATGAGTGATACGCCTTCGACGGACGACGAGGAGCTCGCCGTCGTCCTCGATTACCTCGCCCACGGCCGCTCAGACGGCGGCCGCGACTACAGCGACGGATCTCTCGCCTACGCGGTCTCCGTCGACCGGTTCACGCTCTACGAACTGAATCTGTCGGAGGACGCAGACATCTCCATCCTCGACCGCGTGAAGATCCGCCCGGACTTCGAGGAGGGCATCAAGCGCGGCCGCGAGGTGGACTACGGCGACCTCTCGGACGGTGCCCGCTCGGAACTGGACTACGTCGTCGAGGACATCGTCGACGAGGACGAACAGCGGTTCGTCGACTTCTACAACGAGGCCCAGCCGATTTCGCTCCGGCTCCACCAGCTCAACCTGCTGCCCGGCATCGGGGACAAACTCCGGGACAACATTCTCGACGAGCGCAAGCGCAGCGGCCCCTTCGAGAGCTTCGCGGACCTCGAGGAGCGCGTCGACGGCCTCCACAGCCCGCGAGAGATCATCATCGAACGGATCCTCGACGAGATGCAGGAGGACGACCTGAAGTACCACAACTTCGCGCGCTCGTAG
- a CDS encoding DNA-directed RNA polymerase subunit F, which translates to MTIFKETLDEEFLTISEAKELLSEVEAERALDENRELRFELARAVEHVNRFAVLEPEEAREFVDELLELESIGDEAVAYKIVDLLPRTRTELRAVFAQERYALDGDELDEILDVVAKYA; encoded by the coding sequence ATGACGATCTTCAAGGAGACCCTCGACGAGGAGTTCCTCACCATCTCGGAGGCCAAGGAGCTGCTCTCGGAGGTCGAGGCCGAGCGCGCGCTTGACGAGAACCGCGAGCTCCGCTTCGAACTCGCACGGGCCGTCGAGCACGTCAACCGGTTCGCGGTGCTCGAACCCGAGGAGGCCCGGGAGTTCGTCGACGAACTCCTCGAACTGGAGAGCATCGGCGACGAGGCAGTCGCGTACAAGATCGTCGACCTCCTCCCCCGGACGCGCACGGAACTCCGCGCGGTGTTCGCCCAGGAGCGCTACGCGCTCGACGGCGACGAACTCGACGAGATTCTCGACGTCGTTGCGAAGTACGCCTGA
- a CDS encoding 50S ribosomal protein L21 (mediates an interaction between 5S and domains II and V of 23S), with translation MPSSNGPLNSTRKKLSNSPRDRGTSPPQRAIAEFDEGQKVHLKTDPSVSDGRFHPRFDGLTGTVTGKQGRAFKVAINDGGKDKTVIAKAAHLRAQDD, from the coding sequence ATGCCGAGTTCCAACGGACCCCTCAACAGCACCCGAAAGAAGCTCTCGAACAGCCCCCGCGACCGGGGGACCTCCCCGCCCCAGCGCGCCATCGCCGAGTTCGACGAGGGCCAGAAGGTCCACCTGAAGACCGACCCCAGCGTCTCCGACGGGCGTTTCCACCCGCGTTTCGACGGTCTCACCGGCACCGTCACCGGCAAGCAGGGACGCGCGTTCAAGGTCGCAATCAACGACGGCGGCAAGGACAAGACCGTCATCGCCAAGGCGGCACACCTCCGCGCGCAGGACGACTGA